Sequence from the Sphingomonas sp. SORGH_AS_0950 genome:
CGCGAACAAGGAGCTGTGGCCCAAGGAGAAGGCCAATCCGGGCTATCTGAAGCGCAACGGCTTTCGCGTGATCGACAATGGCGACGGCAGCAAGCGGTTGCAGCAGGCCTCGGAGAAGAGCGCGCTGGGGCGGTTCAAGTTCGACTTCCCCAACGACTTCGCGGTCTATCTCCACGACACGCCCGCCCAGTCGGGCTTCTCGAAGTTCGACCGGCTGGCCAGCCATGGCTGCGTCCGGTTGGAAAAGCCCGCCGATCTCGCCGCGCTGATGCTGAAGACGACGCCCGAATGGCAACCGGCGCAGGTCGACGCCGTTCTCGCCTCCGGTAAGACGGTGCGCGCGACGATGGCCGAGCCGGTGGCGGTCTATCTGCTGTACTGGACGGCCTTTGCCGGGGCGGACGGGCAGGTGGGCTTCCGCGAGGACCCATATGGCTGGGACGCGCAATTGGCGACCAAGCTGGAGGCGCGTTCCGCCGAGCGGGCGGCCGCGACCGCGAATTGATGAGTGCGAAAGGGGATAAGATGATGAAGACCAATGACATGCGCCGCTGGGGTCTGGTGGCCGCAGCCATGCTGCTTCCCACGCTGGCGGGCTGTTCGCAGTCCACGCCGGAGGAGCAGCCGGTGGCCGCCGCCGCCGAGAATGAGCTGACCGTGACCGACGGCGCGGCCGATGAGAATATGACGGCGGTCGCCAATATGGACGAGGTCGCGGCGCCCGCGACCAATGCCGCCGAGGAAATCCCGCCGCCGCCGCCCGAGCGGACCGTCGACCAGCAGATGCTCGACGACGCCTCGGCCACCGGCATGACGTCGCGCGTGCAGCGCGATGCGCCTGCGGCCGATGCTCCCGCGACCGAGCGCAAGGGCGGCGAGTAAGTCTGGCCCGGCGGGGGCGGGCGGCACGGCCCGTCCGCCCCCCTTGCAAGGATAACACCGCATGAGCGAAGCCAGCGTCCATGCCACGGGCGAACAGCATCTCGTCCATCGCACCGGCTGGCTTCGCGCTGCGGTGCTGGGGGCCAATGACGGGATCATCTCGGTATCCAGCCTGATCGTCGGCGTTGCGGCGGCTCCGGGGGCCACGGCGGGAACGGTGCTGCTGGCGGGGATCGCCGCGCTGGTCGGTGGCGCCTTGTCGATGGCGGCGGGCGAATATGTTTCGGTGAGTTCGCAGGCGGACACCGAACGTGCCGATCTGGCACGCGAGGCGGCGGAACTGGTCCGTGCACCGCTCGCCGAAACGCGCGAGCTGGCGGCGATCTATGAGGCGCGTGGGGTCGAGGCCGGGCTGGCCCGACAGGTCGCCGAGCAGATGATGGCGCATGACGCGCTCGGCGCGCATCGCCGCGATGAGCTGGGGCTGGCGGATGATGGCGGGTCCGATCCGCTGCAGGCGGCCTTGTTCTCCGCCGGGGCCTTCGCCTCGGGCGCGATCCTGCCGGTGCTTGCCGCGCTCAGTCCGCGCGCCGCCGTCCTCTATGCGGTGCCGGGGACCGCACTGCTGCTCCTGGCCGTGCTGGGGGCGCTGGGCGCGCGGGCGGGCGGTGCCCCGATCGGGCGCGGGGCGATCCGTGTCGTCCTGCTCGGTGCGCTGGCCATGGGTGTTACCGCGCTGATCGGGACGCTGACCGGCGGCATCGTCTAGGTGGCCGTGTTGAGCCATTCGCGCGGCCGGTGCGTTGACCCATCTCCATCAGGAGAGTGACATGCGCGACGAACTCGACACCCCGACCGAACCCCAGAGCTTTGGCGACCTGCCGATCCAGCCGACCGGATCGGGTGTCCAGGATCTGG
This genomic interval carries:
- a CDS encoding VIT family protein, translated to MSEASVHATGEQHLVHRTGWLRAAVLGANDGIISVSSLIVGVAAAPGATAGTVLLAGIAALVGGALSMAAGEYVSVSSQADTERADLAREAAELVRAPLAETRELAAIYEARGVEAGLARQVAEQMMAHDALGAHRRDELGLADDGGSDPLQAALFSAGAFASGAILPVLAALSPRAAVLYAVPGTALLLLAVLGALGARAGGAPIGRGAIRVVLLGALAMGVTALIGTLTGGIV